One segment of Desulfosudis oleivorans Hxd3 DNA contains the following:
- a CDS encoding DUF2868 domain-containing protein, whose amino-acid sequence MPVSWQISDLIDLDFFLRRDENPDIPGAGAADRAIYLTYADTHSPPFDRKALIRRWLDAKRAAAPETHSLPGTLYNEAFGILKITCAGAAFLIGALLAWSVLSYSGTAPINVFTCLWVLVAPQLLLLVLLGISGLLSRLGMPGAFAGFYPAAGLLLRRLTVRAQKSGKNALSAAARLRVNALAEAAARGSALYGPVFFWPVFILAQIFGVWFNLGLLLAAGLKLAITDLAFGWQSTLFFDPATVYRMVEVFSSPWSWALNAAHPTLAQVEGSRMVLKEGMVHLATPDLVSWWPFLLYAVLCYGLAPRLALLAWGYWRQRRTLGAVSFSTGDSDRLISRMQTPSLQSKGLKTENGPTASTSPIPATKAGPAGEPGGPAGHALVLVAEEVADFFPDREMETRVRDTLGLDMAGRLSVEQDPEADARTLADFLSRYTGPPENLRVVVVAEAWQPPLAETLFWLSALRRAMGPRTGLIVGLVGKPEPENPFTAPDDMDFRVWTQATAGLKDPFMRTERLGGGHG is encoded by the coding sequence GTGCCGGTTTCCTGGCAAATCAGCGACCTGATTGATCTGGACTTTTTTCTGCGCCGGGATGAAAATCCGGACATCCCCGGCGCCGGCGCCGCTGATCGCGCCATCTATCTCACCTATGCCGACACCCATTCTCCGCCTTTTGACCGGAAGGCCCTGATCCGCCGCTGGCTGGATGCCAAACGGGCCGCTGCGCCGGAGACGCATTCGCTTCCCGGAACGCTCTATAATGAAGCCTTCGGCATTTTAAAAATCACCTGCGCGGGTGCCGCCTTTCTGATCGGCGCGCTCCTGGCATGGTCGGTGCTTTCGTACAGCGGCACAGCCCCCATCAATGTGTTTACCTGCCTCTGGGTTCTGGTGGCGCCCCAGCTCCTGCTGCTGGTCCTGCTGGGCATCTCCGGCCTGTTGTCCCGCCTGGGTATGCCCGGCGCCTTTGCGGGTTTTTATCCGGCCGCGGGCCTGCTCCTGCGCCGCCTGACCGTTCGGGCGCAAAAATCGGGCAAAAACGCACTGTCCGCCGCGGCCCGCCTTCGCGTAAACGCCCTGGCCGAAGCCGCGGCCAGAGGCAGCGCCCTGTACGGCCCGGTCTTTTTCTGGCCGGTCTTTATCCTGGCGCAGATTTTCGGCGTCTGGTTCAACCTGGGCCTGCTTTTGGCCGCCGGTCTCAAGCTGGCCATCACCGATCTTGCCTTTGGCTGGCAGTCCACCCTGTTTTTCGACCCGGCCACCGTCTATCGCATGGTGGAGGTTTTTTCCTCGCCCTGGTCCTGGGCCCTGAACGCGGCCCATCCCACCCTGGCCCAGGTTGAAGGCTCCCGCATGGTGTTAAAGGAGGGCATGGTCCATCTTGCCACGCCGGACCTGGTCTCCTGGTGGCCCTTTCTGCTTTACGCGGTTTTATGTTACGGCCTTGCCCCCCGGCTGGCCCTGCTGGCCTGGGGATACTGGCGGCAGCGCCGGACACTGGGGGCGGTGAGTTTTTCCACCGGCGACAGCGACCGGCTGATCTCCCGCATGCAGACCCCCAGCCTGCAAAGCAAGGGCTTGAAAACGGAAAACGGGCCAACGGCGTCCACATCCCCGATTCCTGCTACAAAGGCTGGACCTGCCGGCGAGCCTGGGGGTCCGGCCGGCCATGCCCTGGTGCTGGTGGCCGAAGAGGTGGCCGATTTTTTTCCGGATCGGGAGATGGAAACCCGGGTCCGCGACACCCTGGGCCTGGACATGGCGGGCCGCCTCTCTGTTGAGCAGGACCCGGAAGCCGATGCCCGGACCCTGGCCGATTTTCTTTCGCGCTACACCGGGCCGCCGGAAAACCTGCGCGTGGTGGTGGTGGCCGAGGCATGGCAGCCGCCCCTGGCCGAGACCCTTTTCTGGCTCTCCGCCCTGCGCCGGGCCATGGGTCCGCGCACCGGCCTGATTGTGGGCTTGGTGGGAAAGCCGGAACCCGAGAATCCGTTTACCGCGCCCGACGACATGGATTTCAGGGTCTGGACCCAGGCGACAGCCGGGCTCAAAGATCCGTTTATGCGGACCGAACGCCTGGGAGGCGGCCATGGATAA
- a CDS encoding GTPase/DUF3482 domain-containing protein, translating into MDKPAIPTFAVLGHPNEGKSSVVSTLTEDDSVRISPFPGETTVCRHYPVTIDGREILRFVDTPGFQQPRKTLEWLAAFQGPPADMAAAFIAAHKDNPDFSHETELFSPLAKGAGIVFVVDGSRPLRRVDIMEMEILRLTGLPRMAVINTKEHHRAEFLDDWKHEARKHFNTVRLFDAHRATCAERIDLLESLKHIDPEWQPMLQEVIAAFKNDWQGRINRAVTVILDLLAGAARHVVSDTCGDESQAPHTRTKLETRYRTDIQKMEKAALQEIRKLFKHNLFDVELPPHSIVNEDLFSKKAWHVLGLGQWQLAAAGAAGGGILGANIDLALAGHSLGAFTAIGGLLGGGSAIFGARRAFNARVKGLPLGRLKVEVGPVKTDQMLFILLDRALIYFSHVSNWAHSRREPPLQAPAPAGRQGITSQWEAANRKEFARFFAAARKNDWPALAALKPVTAGILGRTLQELSERKIPLE; encoded by the coding sequence ATGGATAAACCCGCGATTCCAACCTTTGCCGTGCTGGGCCATCCCAACGAGGGAAAATCGTCGGTGGTCTCCACCCTTACCGAGGATGATTCGGTCCGCATCAGCCCCTTTCCCGGAGAGACCACGGTGTGCCGCCACTACCCGGTCACCATCGACGGCCGGGAGATTCTGCGGTTTGTGGACACGCCCGGGTTTCAGCAACCCAGAAAAACCCTGGAGTGGCTGGCCGCCTTTCAGGGGCCGCCCGCGGACATGGCCGCCGCCTTTATCGCGGCCCATAAGGACAATCCCGATTTTTCCCACGAGACCGAGCTGTTTTCTCCCCTTGCCAAAGGCGCGGGCATCGTGTTCGTGGTTGACGGCTCCCGGCCCCTGCGCCGGGTGGATATCATGGAAATGGAGATACTGCGGCTCACCGGCCTGCCGCGCATGGCCGTGATCAACACCAAGGAGCACCACCGGGCCGAGTTTTTGGACGACTGGAAACACGAGGCCCGCAAACACTTTAACACCGTGCGCCTGTTTGACGCCCACCGGGCCACCTGTGCCGAGCGGATCGACCTTCTGGAAAGCCTCAAGCACATCGACCCGGAGTGGCAGCCCATGCTCCAGGAGGTGATTGCTGCTTTTAAAAACGACTGGCAGGGCCGCATCAACCGCGCGGTAACCGTCATTCTGGACCTGCTGGCCGGGGCCGCCCGCCATGTTGTCAGCGACACCTGCGGCGACGAGTCCCAGGCACCCCACACCCGCACAAAACTGGAGACCCGGTACCGGACCGACATTCAGAAAATGGAAAAAGCGGCCCTGCAGGAGATTCGAAAGCTGTTCAAGCACAACCTGTTTGACGTGGAACTGCCGCCCCACTCCATCGTCAACGAAGACCTGTTTTCAAAAAAAGCGTGGCATGTTCTGGGCCTTGGCCAGTGGCAGCTGGCCGCTGCCGGCGCCGCCGGCGGCGGCATTCTGGGCGCGAACATCGACCTGGCCCTGGCCGGCCACAGCCTGGGCGCCTTTACCGCCATTGGCGGGCTCCTGGGCGGCGGGTCGGCCATTTTCGGGGCGCGCCGGGCCTTTAACGCCCGGGTCAAAGGACTGCCCCTGGGCCGCCTGAAAGTGGAGGTGGGCCCGGTCAAAACCGACCAGATGCTGTTTATCCTTTTGGACCGCGCCCTGATCTATTTTTCCCATGTCAGCAACTGGGCCCACAGCCGCAGGGAACCGCCACTTCAGGCCCCGGCCCCGGCCGGCCGCCAGGGCATCACATCCCAATGGGAAGCCGCAAACAGAAAAGAGTTTGCCCGCTTTTTTGCCGCTGCCAGAAAAAACGACTGGCCCGCGCTGGCAGCCTTAAAACCCGTGACCGCGGGCATTTTAGGCCGCACCCTTCAGGAGCTGTCGGAGCGAAAGATACCTCTGGAGTAA
- a CDS encoding tetratricopeptide repeat protein, which translates to MPSATNRYFLPVFLVSLGLVFINLFVYFQILDFSMVYFEEEEAFIVFADGVTLNNIKKIFIDAATSKNWYQPIALASCMLDAEFLGSAFGPRHMVDLCLHIGSVLMIFLFFRMATGTVWPSAGLAGLFAVHPINVESVAWVGHHDAGLTLFFLSFCLVVYFYYVRSPSITRYLICFACFLLALFSHPRILTFPLLLMLLDFWPLSRINRRARKSQVLSNGQVSFTSTLHIREKFPFFCVSLLMVGLGGISELSTFSLSSESLFLEISLIPKILVSYGAYLWRIVLFTGVESNRYIMPYSISTWQVVASLMVLVAISICAFRLAKKGHFYFAVGWAWFLIAMAPGALANAATNSLFADRYAYLGAIGIFIIFVWGVPRMLEALGVAGTLKRITVIGLSCLVLAVLMHTARSQAGHWRDSLSLVRHTLAVVPPERISHESVGAVFLENNAIEEAVHHFSMALRSNPDSASVHVNISSALIRACQPERAIYHCKKALLIDPENSEAHHNFGNALLDLGDCDGAIIHFRRALELHSASYQTYNSMAVALLCKGDKKNAVAFLKKALAIYPAYETARKNLDRITGEY; encoded by the coding sequence ATGCCTTCAGCAACCAACCGATATTTCCTGCCTGTTTTTCTGGTAAGTCTCGGGCTGGTTTTTATCAATCTTTTTGTATATTTTCAGATTCTTGATTTTAGTATGGTGTATTTTGAAGAGGAAGAGGCATTCATCGTTTTTGCCGACGGGGTGACGCTTAATAATATTAAAAAAATCTTTATTGACGCAGCAACCTCAAAAAACTGGTATCAACCGATAGCTCTCGCAAGCTGTATGCTGGATGCGGAGTTTTTGGGGAGCGCTTTCGGTCCAAGGCACATGGTTGATCTGTGCCTGCACATCGGTAGCGTGCTGATGATTTTCCTGTTTTTCAGGATGGCGACAGGGACTGTCTGGCCCAGCGCGGGGTTGGCGGGTCTGTTTGCCGTTCATCCTATAAATGTCGAATCCGTGGCCTGGGTGGGGCATCATGATGCCGGCCTCACGCTTTTTTTTCTGTCATTTTGTCTTGTTGTCTATTTTTATTATGTGCGCTCCCCTTCTATCACCAGATACCTTATTTGTTTCGCGTGTTTTCTTCTCGCACTCTTTTCTCACCCAAGGATTCTTACCTTTCCTTTACTGCTGATGCTGCTTGATTTCTGGCCGCTTTCCCGAATAAACAGGAGGGCCCGGAAAAGTCAAGTACTATCCAATGGACAGGTATCCTTTACTTCGACCCTGCATATCAGAGAAAAATTTCCTTTTTTTTGTGTGAGCCTTCTGATGGTGGGACTTGGGGGGATTAGCGAGTTGTCTACGTTTTCCTTAAGCAGTGAGTCGTTGTTTTTAGAAATATCATTGATTCCGAAAATACTGGTTTCATATGGTGCCTACCTGTGGCGAATCGTTTTATTCACAGGAGTGGAAAGTAATCGCTACATTATGCCGTACTCGATTTCTACCTGGCAGGTTGTGGCTTCTTTGATGGTACTGGTTGCCATCAGTATCTGCGCTTTTCGATTGGCAAAGAAAGGACATTTTTACTTTGCCGTGGGATGGGCGTGGTTTTTGATCGCCATGGCGCCCGGCGCACTGGCGAACGCGGCAACAAATAGTCTGTTTGCCGATCGATACGCCTATCTCGGCGCCATCGGCATTTTTATCATTTTTGTATGGGGTGTTCCCAGGATGCTGGAGGCATTGGGTGTGGCTGGTACCCTGAAAAGGATAACAGTTATAGGTTTGAGCTGTCTTGTCCTTGCTGTTTTGATGCATACCGCCCGATCGCAAGCAGGCCATTGGCGCGACAGCCTTTCCCTTGTCCGTCACACACTGGCGGTCGTTCCGCCGGAACGGATATCCCACGAAAGTGTGGGGGCGGTCTTTCTGGAAAACAACGCCATCGAAGAGGCTGTCCACCATTTTTCCATGGCCTTGCGTTCTAACCCGGATTCGGCCTCCGTTCATGTTAATATCAGCTCGGCGTTGATAAGGGCGTGTCAACCGGAAAGGGCCATTTACCATTGTAAGAAAGCGCTTCTTATAGATCCTGAAAATTCGGAAGCTCATCATAACTTTGGAAACGCGCTTCTTGACCTTGGGGACTGTGATGGCGCTATTATCCATTTTCGGAGGGCTTTAGAGCTACATTCGGCTTCCTATCAGACGTATAATTCCATGGCAGTAGCATTACTTTGTAAAGGGGACAAGAAGAACGCGGTTGCCTTTCTGAAAAAAGCACTTGCAATTTATCCGGCTTATGAAACCGCCCGGAAAAATCTGGACAGAATAACGGGTGAATATTGA
- a CDS encoding MFS transporter has protein sequence MESLRTSKRAVLIVAAVTTFMGPFMVSGVNIVLPAMGTDFAAGAVLLSWVANAYLLSTAVMLVPAAKIADMAGRRKIFIYGIGLFTAATVLIAFAPTIWMVIGLRMLQGVGAAMVSTTGIAIVAAVFPVSERGRAIGITVAAVYIGLSTGPFAAGYLSALWGWRSLFLVTFPMGLLSVYLAATMIRDEWTPAAGQPLDIIGTLLYGLCLVLLMAGLSGMPGIKGTMALVGAIVCFYLFIRQELKTPYPVVEIALFQKNRGFAFSSLAALINYAATFAVAFYLSLYLQYIKAMTPQTAGLVLITQPVVMALFSPLAGRLSDRFEPGAIASLGMSLCATGLLLLALLNGGSGISYIVGTLLLLGLGFALFSSPNMNAIMSSVAPAHYGLASGTVATMRLIGQMLSMAIATLFFALFIGDVQITPETHTAFLQAMRLGFAVCCGLCLIGIYFSWNRGSIRANTDS, from the coding sequence ATGGAGTCCCTGCGAACATCAAAACGCGCCGTACTGATCGTGGCCGCGGTGACCACCTTCATGGGCCCTTTCATGGTCTCCGGCGTCAACATCGTGCTGCCGGCCATGGGCACTGATTTTGCCGCCGGTGCCGTTCTGCTGAGCTGGGTGGCCAATGCCTACCTGCTCTCCACCGCCGTGATGCTGGTGCCGGCCGCCAAGATCGCGGACATGGCCGGGCGCAGAAAAATATTCATTTACGGCATCGGCCTGTTTACTGCGGCTACCGTGCTGATTGCCTTTGCCCCGACGATCTGGATGGTGATCGGGCTGCGAATGCTTCAGGGAGTGGGCGCGGCCATGGTCTCCACCACGGGCATCGCCATCGTGGCCGCCGTGTTTCCGGTATCGGAACGGGGCCGGGCCATCGGCATCACCGTGGCCGCGGTCTATATCGGGCTCTCCACCGGGCCTTTTGCCGCCGGGTATCTGTCGGCCCTGTGGGGCTGGCGCAGCCTGTTTCTGGTCACCTTTCCCATGGGCCTTCTTTCGGTCTATCTTGCCGCCACCATGATCAGGGATGAGTGGACCCCTGCCGCGGGCCAGCCCCTGGACATCATCGGCACGCTGCTCTATGGCCTCTGCCTGGTGCTGCTGATGGCTGGTCTCTCCGGCATGCCGGGAATAAAAGGGACAATGGCACTGGTCGGAGCAATCGTATGTTTCTATCTGTTTATCCGCCAGGAGTTAAAAACCCCCTACCCGGTGGTGGAGATCGCCCTGTTTCAGAAGAACCGGGGGTTTGCCTTTTCCAGCCTGGCGGCCCTGATCAACTATGCCGCCACCTTTGCCGTGGCCTTTTACCTGAGCCTCTACCTGCAGTATATCAAGGCCATGACACCCCAGACCGCCGGCCTTGTCCTAATCACCCAGCCGGTGGTCATGGCCCTGTTTTCCCCTCTGGCCGGCCGGCTTTCGGATCGGTTTGAACCCGGCGCCATCGCCTCCCTGGGCATGTCCCTGTGCGCCACGGGCCTGCTGCTGCTGGCCCTCCTGAACGGCGGCTCCGGCATTTCCTATATCGTAGGCACCCTGCTCCTCCTGGGCCTGGGGTTTGCCCTGTTTTCCTCACCCAACATGAACGCCATCATGAGCAGCGTGGCGCCGGCCCATTACGGCCTGGCCTCGGGCACAGTGGCCACCATGCGACTGATCGGCCAGATGCTGAGTATGGCCATTGCCACCCTCTTTTTCGCCCTGTTCATCGGTGACGTCCAGATCACGCCGGAAACCCACACCGCTTTTTTACAGGCCATGCGGCTGGGCTTTGCCGTGTGCTGCGGCCTCTGCCTGATCGGCATCTACTTCTCCTGGAACCGAGGATCGATTCGTGCCAATACCGACTCCTGA
- the nifJ gene encoding pyruvate:ferredoxin (flavodoxin) oxidoreductase yields MGKMKTVDGNTAAAHVAYAMSDVAAIYPITPSSPIGEIADEWAANGRKNIFGNPLLVRQLESEAGASASVHGALAAGALTSTFTASQGLLLMIPNMYKMVGELLPGVLHVTARSIAGHALSIFGDHQDVMAVRQTGCCMIASASVQEAMDLGLVAHLAAIETSLPFVHFFDGFRTSHEIQKIEMIDYADMAKLVNLDAVKAFRRRAANPERPELRGTAQNPDIYFQAIEASNPYYNRAPETITAYMKKVSKLTGRKYKPFDYTGAPDAKHIVISMGSSCETIEETIKYLKAKGEKIGLVKVRMYRPFSPKHLFAVIPDTVKRITVLDRTKERGALGDPLYTDICTAYMERRETPLILGGRYGLSSKEFTPSMVKAVFDNMKKKAPKNHFTVGITDDVTHTSLEITETLDTAPRGTIQCKFWGLGADGTVGANKSAIKIIGDHTDMYAQAYFAYDSKKSGGVTMSHLRFGKKPIQSTYLIDSADYIACHKASYVHIYDLLEGIKTGGTFLLNSDWTAEQMAAELPAAMRRTIARKKLKFYNIDAVKIAGEVGLGGRINMIMQTAFFKLANVIPVKDAIAYLKEQIKEMFGKKGDNIVKMNCDAVDKTLENIVEIKYPASWADADIPAASDEGLPAFVTRVMRPMLAQQGDKLPVSAFSPDGIFPVGTTQYEKRGIAIKVPQWVPENCIQCNQCALVCPHAAIRPALLTEKELKKAPEAFTTIEAKGKGLEGYAFRIQVNTLDCMGCGSCAAVCPAKTPALVMQPLATQTDTEVENHKYALTLPIRDDLLDRESLKGSQFAQPLLEFSGACAGCGETPYAKLLTQLFGERMVIGNATGCTSIWGGSAPSIPYCTNRDGFGPTWGNSLFEDPAEFTYGMFLGHTQQRAQLADLMRQALETGVDSDLAAAMTGWLENMKDAKGSRRYGDQLKALLPKHAKKPLLAKILEGATLFTKKSYWVFLGDGAAYDIAFGGVDHVLASGEDINIMVYDTEVYSNTGGQSSKATPTGSIAKFAASGKKTAKKDLGAMAMSYGYVYVASIGMGANKQQTLKAMLEAEAYDGPSLIMCYAPCINHGIKKGMGRSQEETKLAVESGYWPLYRYNPVLKAEGKNPFILDAKAPNGTLREFLAGEVRYAALEKTFPEEAKKLTAKLEAEYNERYERLRQMAQGCAVEDATDKK; encoded by the coding sequence ATGGGAAAAATGAAAACAGTCGACGGTAATACCGCTGCTGCCCACGTGGCATATGCCATGAGTGACGTTGCAGCCATCTACCCCATCACCCCCTCCTCACCTATCGGTGAAATTGCCGACGAATGGGCTGCCAACGGCAGAAAAAATATTTTCGGCAACCCCCTTCTGGTCAGGCAACTCGAGTCTGAGGCCGGGGCCTCGGCATCGGTCCACGGCGCTCTGGCCGCCGGCGCCCTCACCTCCACCTTTACCGCCTCCCAGGGACTGCTGCTGATGATCCCCAACATGTACAAGATGGTGGGGGAGCTGCTGCCCGGCGTGCTGCACGTCACGGCCCGGTCCATTGCCGGTCATGCCCTCTCCATTTTCGGCGATCACCAGGATGTGATGGCGGTGCGCCAGACCGGCTGCTGCATGATCGCATCGGCATCGGTCCAGGAAGCCATGGACCTGGGCCTGGTGGCCCATCTGGCCGCCATCGAAACCAGCCTTCCCTTTGTCCATTTCTTTGACGGGTTCCGCACCTCCCACGAAATTCAGAAAATCGAGATGATCGATTACGCGGACATGGCCAAGCTGGTCAACCTTGACGCGGTCAAGGCGTTCCGCCGGCGGGCCGCCAACCCGGAACGGCCCGAACTTCGCGGCACGGCCCAGAACCCGGACATCTATTTCCAGGCCATTGAAGCCTCCAACCCCTATTACAACCGGGCTCCCGAGACGATCACCGCCTACATGAAAAAGGTGAGCAAGCTCACCGGCCGCAAATATAAGCCCTTTGACTATACCGGCGCGCCGGACGCAAAACATATCGTCATCTCCATGGGATCCTCCTGCGAGACCATCGAGGAGACCATCAAATACCTGAAGGCCAAGGGCGAAAAAATCGGCCTGGTCAAGGTGCGCATGTACCGGCCCTTCTCTCCCAAGCACCTGTTTGCCGTCATTCCCGACACGGTCAAACGCATCACGGTTCTGGACCGCACCAAGGAGCGCGGCGCCCTGGGCGACCCCCTCTATACGGATATATGCACCGCTTACATGGAACGCCGGGAGACGCCCCTGATCCTGGGCGGCCGCTACGGCCTGAGTTCCAAGGAGTTCACGCCGAGCATGGTCAAGGCCGTGTTTGACAACATGAAAAAGAAAGCGCCCAAAAACCATTTTACCGTGGGTATCACCGATGACGTGACCCATACCTCCCTGGAGATCACCGAAACCCTGGACACCGCGCCCAGGGGCACCATCCAGTGCAAGTTCTGGGGGCTGGGGGCCGACGGCACCGTGGGCGCCAACAAAAGCGCCATCAAGATCATCGGGGACCACACCGACATGTATGCCCAGGCCTATTTCGCCTACGACTCCAAGAAGTCGGGCGGGGTTACCATGAGCCACCTGCGGTTCGGTAAAAAGCCCATTCAGTCCACCTACCTGATCGATTCGGCGGACTACATCGCCTGCCACAAGGCCAGCTACGTCCATATTTACGACCTGCTGGAGGGCATCAAGACCGGCGGCACCTTTCTGCTCAACTCGGACTGGACCGCCGAGCAGATGGCGGCCGAACTGCCCGCGGCCATGCGGCGCACCATTGCCCGCAAAAAGCTCAAATTTTACAACATCGACGCCGTGAAAATCGCCGGAGAGGTGGGCCTGGGCGGCCGCATCAACATGATCATGCAGACCGCCTTCTTCAAGCTGGCCAACGTGATTCCGGTAAAAGACGCCATTGCCTATCTCAAGGAACAGATCAAGGAGATGTTCGGCAAAAAAGGCGACAACATCGTAAAGATGAACTGTGACGCCGTGGACAAGACGCTGGAAAACATTGTCGAGATCAAGTACCCGGCATCCTGGGCCGACGCGGACATTCCCGCGGCTTCCGACGAAGGGCTGCCAGCGTTTGTCACCAGGGTGATGCGGCCCATGCTGGCCCAGCAGGGCGACAAGCTGCCGGTAAGCGCCTTTTCGCCTGACGGCATTTTCCCGGTGGGCACCACCCAGTATGAAAAACGGGGCATTGCCATCAAGGTGCCCCAGTGGGTTCCCGAAAACTGCATTCAGTGCAACCAGTGCGCCCTGGTCTGCCCCCATGCGGCCATCCGGCCGGCACTGCTCACCGAGAAAGAGCTAAAAAAGGCCCCGGAGGCCTTTACCACGATTGAGGCAAAGGGCAAGGGACTTGAAGGATATGCCTTTCGCATTCAGGTCAACACCCTGGACTGCATGGGGTGCGGCAGTTGCGCCGCCGTATGCCCGGCCAAAACGCCGGCCCTGGTAATGCAGCCCCTGGCCACCCAGACCGACACCGAAGTGGAAAACCACAAATACGCCCTGACCCTGCCCATTCGGGACGACCTGCTGGACCGGGAGAGCCTCAAGGGCAGCCAGTTCGCCCAGCCCCTGCTGGAGTTCTCCGGTGCCTGCGCCGGATGCGGGGAAACCCCTTATGCCAAGCTGCTGACCCAACTGTTCGGCGAACGCATGGTCATCGGCAACGCCACGGGCTGCACCTCCATCTGGGGCGGTTCCGCGCCCTCCATTCCTTACTGCACCAACAGGGACGGGTTCGGTCCCACCTGGGGCAACTCCCTGTTTGAAGACCCGGCTGAATTTACCTACGGCATGTTTCTGGGACACACCCAGCAGCGAGCCCAGCTGGCCGACCTGATGCGCCAGGCCCTGGAAACCGGGGTGGACAGCGACCTGGCAGCGGCCATGACCGGGTGGCTGGAAAACATGAAGGACGCCAAGGGCTCCCGCCGTTACGGGGACCAGCTCAAGGCCCTGCTGCCAAAACACGCCAAGAAGCCGCTGCTGGCAAAAATCCTGGAAGGCGCAACACTCTTTACCAAAAAGTCCTACTGGGTCTTTCTTGGAGACGGCGCGGCCTATGATATCGCCTTTGGGGGCGTGGACCACGTGCTGGCCAGCGGTGAAGACATCAATATCATGGTTTATGATACCGAGGTCTACTCCAACACCGGTGGACAGTCTTCAAAAGCCACCCCTACCGGCTCTATCGCCAAGTTCGCGGCCTCAGGAAAAAAGACCGCCAAAAAGGACCTGGGCGCCATGGCCATGAGCTACGGCTACGTTTACGTGGCCAGCATCGGCATGGGCGCCAACAAACAGCAAACCCTCAAGGCCATGCTGGAGGCCGAAGCCTATGACGGCCCGTCGCTGATCATGTGCTATGCGCCCTGCATCAACCACGGTATTAAAAAGGGCATGGGCAGAAGCCAGGAAGAGACCAAGCTGGCCGTGGAATCCGGCTACTGGCCCTTGTATCGGTACAACCCCGTGCTCAAGGCCGAGGGCAAAAATCCCTTTATCCTGGACGCCAAGGCGCCCAACGGCACATTGCGGGAATTTCTGGCCGGTGAAGTGCGGTATGCGGCCCTTGAAAAGACCTTTCCCGAAGAGGCGAAAAAACTCACCGCCAAGCTGGAGGCCGAATACAACGAGCGGTACGAACGGCTTCGCCAGATGGCCCAGGGATGCGCGGTCGAAGACGCAACCGATAAAAAATAA
- a CDS encoding MarR family winged helix-turn-helix transcriptional regulator has product MKNSHVLDDADDPRSCVCFLLSRAAQTAQKHLRIALEPYGLTPAQYLIIECLWLSDRMSPKVIGELLRFDSATLTGLVDRLERAGFVFRQPDPDDRRAIRICLTDKSLGMKAELRALRLHANEEILKVFPRHQQGVFKQALMSLIAAEDAVPVAGQPNSKR; this is encoded by the coding sequence ATGAAAAACAGCCATGTGCTCGATGACGCGGATGACCCCCGTTCCTGTGTCTGTTTCCTTTTGTCCAGGGCCGCCCAGACCGCCCAGAAACATCTTCGTATCGCCCTGGAACCTTACGGCCTGACCCCGGCCCAGTACCTGATCATCGAATGCCTGTGGCTGTCGGACCGCATGTCCCCCAAGGTGATCGGCGAACTGCTGCGGTTTGATTCCGCCACCCTTACCGGCCTGGTGGACCGGCTGGAGCGGGCCGGCTTTGTATTTCGCCAGCCCGACCCGGATGACCGGCGGGCCATTCGCATCTGCCTGACCGACAAGAGCCTGGGCATGAAGGCAGAGCTCCGGGCACTCCGGCTTCATGCCAATGAAGAGATTTTAAAGGTTTTTCCCCGGCACCAGCAGGGTGTATTCAAACAGGCCCTGATGTCGCTGATCGCGGCCGAGGACGCCGTGCCGGTGGCCGGGCAGCCGAACAGCAAAAGATGA